Proteins from a genomic interval of Haemorhous mexicanus isolate bHaeMex1 chromosome Z, bHaeMex1.pri, whole genome shotgun sequence:
- the LOC132342029 gene encoding aldehyde dehydrogenase 1A1-like, with protein sequence MKKQGSDGSPAPVMPPLPEPLKNLKIEYTKIFINNEWHNSVSGKKFAVFNPATEEKICEVEEGDKADVDKAVKAARKAFELGSTWRTMDASERGRLLNKLADLVERDRLILAVSTRCEQKDKKESPDFYRRVQESLTANSLES encoded by the exons ATGAAGAAACAAGGCTCAGATGGCAGTCCTGCTCCGGTTATGCCCCCGCTGCCAGAACcattaaaaaatctgaaaatcgAGTACACCAAG ATATTTATAAACAATGAATGGCACAACTCAGTCAGTGGTAAAAAATTTGCAGTCTTTAACCCTGCAACTGAAGAGAAAATCTGTGAGGTTGAAGAAGGAGACAAG GCGGACGTAGACAAGGCAGTGAAAGCAGCTAGAAAGGCTTTTGAGCTCGGGTCAACCTGGCGCACAATGGATGCCTCAGAGCGAGGAAGGCTCTTGAATAAACTCGCTGACTTGGTGGAAAGAGATCGTCTGATTCTAGCTGTGAGTACGAGATGTGAACAAAAGGACAAGAAGGAAAGTCCTGATTTTTACAGAAGGGTTCAGGAGAGTTTAACAGCCAACTCTTTGGAAAGCTAG